The Mycolicibacterium fluoranthenivorans genome has a window encoding:
- a CDS encoding amino acid adenylation domain-containing protein, with product MTDIADATTTAAGRDARLELMRRKLAERGLASAEAVDAAPPAGLSDGQLRMWFVHNVDPTGVLLNVCVSYRLTGALDPERLHGAVDAVGRRHPILRTTYTADETGTPQPVLHDDLRPGWAFHDVSDKSERARALRLEVLAQREFGAPFDLAADSPLRITLVRLGADEFVMLLVAHHIAWDDGSWRVFFDDLTRAYAGADLGPTPRTPVPAADTAAEDLAHWRAVLADPPEPLELPGPSGSAVPTGFRSQITTSALPAATVAKVTALARETGATPYMVLLAAFGALLHRYTHTDDFLVASPVVNRGTDDAIGYYGNTVAMRLRPTGTQGFRDLVTATRDTAVAAFAHQRINLDRVVAELNPDRRHGAERMTRVSFGFREPDGGGFRADGLTCARAELRSHVGQLPLGFMVEWNADGVTVEAEYLTEIIDADLAAKMLAHFAVLLDNALDQPDVALQRLVLFSADDAAWLHAVSHGEQFDTPATTLTALVGDQVVRTPDATAVVYEGRHYSYRELNAEANRIAHWLIAQGVGTEDRVAVLLEKSPELVMTALGIVKAGAVYLPIDPGYPDDRLTYILSDSDPKVVIREPLTDLQAYRTDDPTDDDRVRPLLSDNTAYLIYTSGSTGLPKGVPVPHRPIAEYFVWFGAEYQVSEGDRLLQVASQGFDVSIGELFGMLAAGARLVIPKPGGLGDIGYLTALLRDEGITSMHFVPSLLGLFLSLPGVSEWRSLQRVPIGGEALPGEVADKFHATFDALLHNFYGPTETVLNCTRFKVEGKQGARIVPIGTPKINTTIHLLDDALQPVPVGVIGEIYIGGTHVAHGYHRRHGLTAERFVADPFNPGGRMYRSGDLARRNADGDIEFVGRADEQVKIRGFRIELGEVAAAVSVDPSVGQAVVVMSDLPTLGRSLVAYVTPAHEAEAVQIDRIRARVAAALPEYMIPAAYVEIGEIPITAHGKIDRKALPEPEISAGVQYREPGTDTERVIAGLFAELLGRESVGADDSFFDLGGHSLLATKLVAAVRSRCRVDIGVQQVFELATVAGLAAHIDTVRATGGGSDRPAMVPIERDGPLQMSAAQLRQWFQFRIDGPNPVNNIPFAARLTGPSDVEAFVAAIGDVVDRHEILRTTYREIDGTPYQVVNPSAPVLVRRARGEDEQWLQRELDSERRHCFDLEHDRPIRAAVLSTPDYHVLSLVVHHIAADHWSAGVLFTDVLTAYRARRGGAAPQFVPLPVQYADYAAWQAELLAGDELAAQRDYWLDQLAGLPEENGLRPDFPRPPVPTGEGEALNFTIDEDTRVRLAELTRELGITEFMLLQAAVAVALHKAGEGTDIPLGTPVAGRTEPELDQLIGFFINIVVLRNDLSGNPTVREMLRRAREMALGAYAHQDLPFDRVVDAVSPVRSLSRNPLFGVVVHVREELPADRVIDSNESGDQHWETRFTALEPTFDVAHADLSLNFFATARDGYQGTVIYRTELYQAATAQRLVDWLLRVVDAFAHHPDHTLRDIAIGDAEAVAQWSATATPEAGLPQTAGADQVFVLDDWLAPVGVGVIGEVYHAGGAIDEAQRNAMPAAQFRYPANPFAPGTRLYRTGDRARWTEDGTLEYVERGDHRVQAALEAIDGVAAALTRHWTTRAGSVLAGYVVPADPQADTVAFADAVRAALPEELAGLRITVLDTLDGATLPRPVLTASGPFEPAATDTERTLAVMLTALLGVEEFGRHDDFFTLGGDSILAVQLAARARDNGMALTARMVFEHPVLAELAAALDAKAGQVRARDTHHAPMAASGLSADELAELTAGWRGP from the coding sequence GTGACTGATATCGCAGATGCCACCACCACCGCCGCCGGCCGGGACGCCCGCCTGGAGCTGATGCGGCGCAAGCTCGCCGAACGCGGGCTGGCCTCGGCAGAAGCCGTCGACGCCGCACCGCCGGCCGGGTTGTCCGACGGGCAACTGCGCATGTGGTTCGTGCACAACGTGGACCCCACCGGTGTGCTGCTCAACGTCTGCGTCTCCTACCGGCTCACCGGTGCGCTGGATCCCGAGCGCCTGCACGGCGCCGTCGATGCCGTGGGCCGCCGGCACCCGATCCTGCGCACCACCTATACCGCCGACGAGACCGGGACGCCGCAGCCGGTGCTGCACGACGACCTGCGGCCCGGCTGGGCCTTCCACGACGTGTCCGACAAATCCGAACGGGCCCGCGCGCTGCGGCTGGAGGTGCTGGCACAGCGGGAGTTCGGCGCCCCGTTCGATCTCGCCGCCGACTCGCCGCTGCGGATCACGTTGGTGCGCCTCGGCGCCGACGAGTTCGTCATGCTGCTGGTGGCCCATCACATCGCCTGGGACGACGGTTCGTGGCGGGTGTTCTTCGACGACCTGACCCGCGCCTACGCGGGCGCCGACCTCGGCCCCACCCCGCGTACGCCCGTGCCGGCCGCCGACACCGCCGCCGAAGATCTGGCGCATTGGCGTGCGGTACTGGCCGACCCACCCGAGCCACTGGAACTGCCGGGCCCGTCCGGATCGGCGGTGCCGACCGGATTCCGCTCGCAGATCACTACGTCGGCCCTGCCCGCCGCCACCGTGGCGAAGGTGACGGCACTGGCCCGTGAGACCGGCGCCACCCCCTACATGGTGCTGCTGGCCGCCTTCGGCGCACTCCTGCACCGCTACACGCACACCGATGACTTCCTGGTCGCCAGCCCGGTGGTCAACCGCGGCACCGACGACGCGATCGGCTACTACGGCAACACCGTCGCGATGCGGCTGCGCCCGACGGGCACCCAGGGCTTCCGCGACCTCGTCACCGCCACCCGGGACACCGCAGTCGCGGCGTTCGCCCACCAGCGGATCAACCTCGACCGGGTGGTCGCCGAACTCAACCCGGACCGGCGTCACGGCGCCGAGCGGATGACACGGGTCAGCTTCGGCTTCCGTGAACCCGACGGCGGCGGCTTCCGGGCCGACGGCCTCACCTGCGCCCGTGCCGAGCTGCGCAGCCACGTCGGCCAGCTGCCGTTGGGCTTCATGGTCGAGTGGAACGCCGACGGCGTCACCGTCGAGGCCGAGTACCTCACCGAGATCATCGATGCCGACCTCGCCGCGAAGATGCTCGCCCACTTCGCTGTCCTGCTGGACAACGCGCTGGACCAGCCCGACGTGGCACTGCAGCGCCTCGTGTTGTTCTCCGCCGACGACGCAGCCTGGCTGCACGCCGTCTCCCACGGCGAGCAGTTCGACACTCCGGCAACCACATTGACCGCACTCGTCGGCGATCAGGTCGTCCGCACTCCCGATGCCACCGCCGTCGTCTACGAGGGCCGCCACTACAGCTACCGCGAGCTGAACGCGGAGGCCAACCGGATCGCGCACTGGCTGATCGCCCAAGGTGTCGGTACCGAGGATCGGGTGGCCGTGCTGCTGGAGAAATCACCCGAGCTGGTGATGACCGCGCTGGGCATCGTCAAGGCGGGTGCGGTGTACCTGCCGATCGACCCCGGTTACCCCGACGACCGGCTGACCTACATCCTGTCCGATTCTGATCCGAAAGTCGTGATCCGCGAACCACTTACGGACCTGCAGGCCTATCGCACCGACGACCCGACCGACGACGACCGGGTCCGCCCGCTGCTGTCCGACAACACCGCCTACCTGATCTACACGTCGGGCTCGACCGGTCTGCCCAAGGGCGTGCCGGTGCCGCACCGGCCCATCGCCGAGTACTTCGTCTGGTTCGGTGCCGAATATCAGGTCTCCGAGGGGGACCGGCTGCTGCAGGTGGCCTCCCAGGGTTTCGACGTATCGATCGGTGAACTGTTCGGCATGCTCGCCGCCGGGGCCCGCCTGGTCATCCCGAAACCCGGTGGCCTCGGCGATATCGGGTATCTCACCGCGCTGCTGCGCGACGAGGGCATCACCTCGATGCACTTCGTCCCGTCCTTGCTGGGGCTGTTCCTGTCGCTGCCCGGTGTCAGCGAATGGCGCAGCCTGCAGCGGGTGCCCATCGGCGGCGAGGCGCTACCCGGCGAGGTCGCCGACAAGTTCCACGCCACCTTCGATGCCCTGCTGCACAACTTCTACGGCCCCACCGAGACGGTGCTCAACTGCACCCGGTTCAAGGTGGAGGGCAAACAGGGCGCCCGGATCGTGCCGATCGGCACACCCAAGATCAACACCACCATCCATCTGCTCGACGACGCGCTACAACCGGTCCCGGTCGGCGTGATCGGCGAGATCTACATCGGCGGCACGCACGTCGCACATGGTTACCACCGCAGGCACGGCCTGACCGCGGAACGCTTCGTCGCCGACCCGTTCAACCCCGGCGGCCGGATGTACCGATCCGGCGACCTGGCCCGCCGCAACGCCGACGGCGATATCGAATTCGTCGGCCGCGCCGACGAACAGGTCAAGATCCGCGGCTTCCGCATCGAACTCGGCGAGGTGGCCGCGGCCGTCTCGGTGGATCCGTCGGTCGGTCAGGCCGTCGTGGTGATGAGCGACCTGCCGACCCTGGGCCGCAGCCTGGTCGCCTATGTGACACCGGCGCACGAGGCCGAGGCGGTGCAGATCGACCGGATCCGCGCGCGGGTGGCCGCGGCGCTGCCGGAGTACATGATCCCGGCCGCCTATGTCGAGATCGGTGAGATCCCGATCACCGCGCACGGCAAGATCGACCGGAAGGCGTTGCCCGAACCCGAGATCTCGGCGGGTGTGCAGTACCGCGAGCCGGGCACGGATACCGAACGCGTCATCGCCGGCCTGTTCGCCGAACTGCTGGGCCGCGAGTCCGTCGGCGCCGACGACTCGTTCTTCGACCTCGGTGGGCATTCGCTGTTGGCCACCAAATTGGTGGCCGCCGTGCGGTCGCGGTGTCGTGTCGACATCGGTGTGCAGCAGGTCTTCGAACTGGCCACCGTCGCCGGCCTGGCCGCCCACATCGACACCGTGCGCGCCACCGGAGGGGGCAGTGACCGCCCGGCCATGGTGCCGATCGAGCGCGACGGACCGCTGCAGATGTCCGCCGCGCAGCTGCGCCAGTGGTTCCAGTTCCGGATCGACGGCCCCAACCCGGTCAACAACATCCCGTTCGCCGCGCGCCTGACCGGGCCCAGCGACGTCGAGGCGTTCGTCGCCGCGATCGGTGACGTGGTCGACCGGCACGAGATCCTGCGCACCACCTACCGTGAGATCGACGGCACGCCATACCAGGTCGTGAACCCGAGTGCGCCGGTGCTGGTGCGCCGCGCCCGCGGCGAGGACGAGCAGTGGCTGCAGCGCGAACTCGATTCCGAGCGCCGCCACTGCTTCGACCTGGAACACGACCGGCCGATCCGGGCGGCCGTGCTGAGCACGCCCGACTATCACGTGCTGTCCCTGGTGGTGCACCATATCGCCGCCGATCACTGGTCGGCCGGGGTGCTGTTCACCGATGTGCTGACCGCCTACCGCGCCCGCCGTGGTGGGGCCGCACCGCAATTCGTGCCACTGCCGGTGCAGTACGCCGACTACGCGGCGTGGCAGGCCGAGCTGCTGGCCGGCGATGAGCTTGCCGCGCAACGTGATTACTGGTTGGACCAGCTCGCCGGGCTGCCCGAGGAGAACGGGCTGCGCCCCGACTTCCCGCGCCCGCCGGTGCCGACCGGCGAGGGTGAGGCGTTGAACTTCACCATCGACGAGGACACCCGCGTTCGGCTGGCCGAGCTGACCCGCGAACTCGGCATCACCGAGTTCATGCTGCTGCAGGCCGCCGTCGCCGTCGCCCTGCACAAGGCCGGGGAGGGCACCGACATCCCGCTGGGCACCCCGGTGGCCGGCCGCACCGAACCCGAGCTGGATCAGCTCATCGGGTTCTTCATCAACATCGTCGTGCTGCGTAACGATCTGTCGGGCAACCCGACGGTGCGCGAGATGCTGCGGCGCGCCCGCGAGATGGCCCTGGGCGCCTACGCCCACCAGGACCTACCGTTCGACCGGGTGGTCGACGCGGTGAGCCCGGTGCGGTCGCTGTCGCGCAACCCGCTGTTCGGTGTCGTCGTGCACGTGCGCGAGGAGCTGCCGGCCGACCGGGTCATCGACTCAAACGAGTCGGGGGATCAGCACTGGGAGACCCGTTTCACCGCACTGGAACCCACCTTCGATGTCGCCCACGCCGACCTGTCGCTGAACTTCTTCGCCACCGCGCGCGACGGCTACCAGGGCACCGTCATCTACCGCACCGAGCTGTACCAGGCCGCCACCGCGCAGCGGCTGGTCGACTGGCTGCTGCGGGTCGTCGACGCGTTCGCCCACCATCCCGACCACACCCTGCGCGATATCGCGATCGGGGACGCCGAGGCCGTCGCCCAGTGGAGTGCCACCGCGACGCCGGAGGCCGGGCTGCCCCAGACCGCGGGAGCGGACCAGGTGTTCGTGCTCGACGACTGGCTCGCCCCGGTCGGCGTCGGGGTGATCGGCGAGGTGTACCACGCCGGCGGCGCCATCGACGAGGCGCAGCGAAATGCCATGCCTGCAGCGCAATTCCGGTATCCGGCGAACCCGTTCGCACCGGGCACCCGGCTCTACCGCACCGGAGACCGGGCGCGTTGGACCGAGGACGGCACGCTGGAGTACGTCGAGCGAGGTGACCACCGGGTACAGGCGGCGCTGGAAGCGATCGACGGGGTGGCCGCGGCGCTGACCCGACACTGGACCACCCGCGCGGGATCGGTGCTGGCCGGCTATGTGGTGCCCGCCGACCCGCAGGCCGACACCGTGGCGTTCGCCGACGCCGTCCGCGCCGCACTGCCCGAAGAGCTGGCGGGACTGCGGATCACGGTGCTCGACACGCTCGACGGCGCGACCCTGCCGCGTCCCGTGCTGACCGCGTCGGGCCCGTTCGAGCCGGCCGCCACCGATACCGAACGCACGCTGGCCGTGATGCTCACCGCGCTGCTGGGGGTCGAGGAGTTCGGCAGGCACGACGACTTCTTCACCCTCGGCGGTGACAGCATCCTCGCCGTACAGCTGGCCGCCCGCGCCCGCGACAACGGGATGGCGCTGACGGCGCGGATGGTGTTCGAGCATCCGGTGCTCGCCGAACTGGCCGCGGCCCTCGATGCCAAGGCCGGGCAGGTTCGCGCGCGGGACACCCATCACGCGCCGATGGCCGCGTCCGGTCTGTCCGCCGATGAACTGGCCGAGCTCACAGCGGGGTGGCGAGGACCGTGA
- a CDS encoding non-ribosomal peptide synthetase produces the protein MALSPLQQGLYSLAGLTDGGADPYFIAMAADVEGSLDAARLRACAEAMLDRHPNIRVSFFQGTLSKPVAVVPATFELPWQHVIVDTDDEVAALEDEFRHRPFDLIRGPAIRFLLAELPHSRWRLVVVAHHIVIDGWSLPVFVGELIGLYRAGGNLAALPPQPRPYRDYIGWLAGRDTQVSRERWATHLAGLDGPTMLAPALSGREAAAGLPRRTEVTLDEASTAELLDSARAHGVTVSTVFQMAWAAILSAFTDRTDVVFGVTVSGRPDDLAGVESMVGLFINTVPLRIRLDPAQRVGRQCLALQREAADLRDHGYLSHAELRAAGGIGELYDTLLVYENFPPGGLVGSGDIDLGGAVIRPSVLESLSHFPITIAAHPTHGRLTVLVETLDGALGLIDPETLGRRVLAVVRGLLQHWERPLREVAVTFDDEVDASPATDTGVYRGGFHTAFTEAAADRLGSVALSWAGGELTFRELDESADRLAAELVARGVSAETPVPILLRRGPDYVVAMLAVLKAGGLIVPLDPGMPAERIREIIGQTGATVIVDETVIDAVAELPIPEFAPAPVRPGQGAYIVFTSGTTGKPKGVIGTHDALLAYAADHARNVLRPAGRRLRIAHAWSFTFDAAWQPLVALLYGHSNHIVGDAVQRDAEALVAEIGRFGLDMIDTTPSMFGQLRAAGLLSTVPLTVLALGGEAIDPAAWQGIHADCARTGVRAHNCYGPTETTVEAVVARIADHPDPCIGYPTDPTTARVLDRWLRPVPDGVAGELYLTGGQLARGYLDRMGETAGRFVADPFTPSGRMYRTGDVVRRGLSGELQFLGRSDDQVKIRGFRVEPGEVAAVLHRHPEVSHAHVAVRRRRTGPRLTAYVVTRLPTTALRRDLAATLPRYLVPQQIIVVDEIPLTRHGKVDDAALAAFDGRHDTAAVTGPATATETALAGVFRELLDIEHVDVTADFLDLGLDSIVALSAVQAVRRHGIPLRARLMLECASIRELAAALDEDTHAEAVDREDTGPIPLLPAGHWLLAHGDSRRLAQTEAIRLPRGVTRAQLETLLRTVIDGHDALRSRLDRDTRTLVAHQVTDILDEADVTGDLAAAVGARTDESLRRLDPEQGVMFRAALLHHDSGTDVLVLTAHVLAMDPASWRIVLGELETGWHAVNSGRAPAPVREHTSLRQWSAILAERALKLDTCEFWEAQLAGEDPELGTRRVCPETDRVADVVVTMSFTDPDVSARVMAGPVPELLAAATARTVTAWRRARGQRTPAPLLALESHGRADAVVSAGLADDAHLIDTGDTVGLLSAIYPVRLVDDVLPTIPGDGIDYALLRHLRADTAERLGAHRDPQILLNYLGRIHHAGGAQALVPDRALLAALSPTPEPNLAVRHELTLNVALIERNGVPVLGSQWRTLPDILSAADVATLQAMWQDALREVVS, from the coding sequence ATGGCCCTCAGCCCGCTGCAGCAGGGGCTGTACTCGCTGGCCGGTCTGACCGACGGCGGAGCCGATCCGTACTTCATCGCGATGGCCGCGGATGTGGAGGGCAGCCTCGACGCGGCGCGGCTGCGGGCCTGCGCCGAAGCAATGCTGGACCGCCACCCCAATATCCGGGTGAGCTTCTTCCAGGGCACGCTGAGCAAACCGGTCGCGGTGGTACCCGCCACCTTCGAATTGCCCTGGCAGCACGTGATCGTCGATACCGACGACGAGGTGGCCGCGCTGGAGGACGAGTTCCGGCACCGACCGTTCGACCTGATTCGTGGCCCGGCGATCCGGTTCCTGCTCGCCGAGCTTCCGCATTCCCGGTGGCGGCTGGTGGTGGTCGCCCATCACATCGTCATCGACGGGTGGTCGCTACCGGTGTTCGTCGGCGAGTTGATCGGCCTGTACCGGGCCGGTGGGAACCTCGCCGCGCTGCCACCGCAGCCACGGCCTTACCGCGACTACATCGGCTGGCTGGCCGGTCGGGACACCCAGGTCAGTCGCGAACGCTGGGCCACGCACCTGGCCGGGCTGGACGGACCGACCATGCTGGCGCCCGCACTGTCCGGCCGGGAAGCTGCGGCCGGGCTGCCCCGGCGCACCGAGGTGACCCTCGATGAGGCGAGCACCGCCGAACTGCTGGACTCGGCGCGCGCCCACGGCGTCACCGTCAGCACCGTGTTCCAGATGGCTTGGGCAGCAATCCTGTCCGCCTTCACCGACCGCACCGACGTGGTGTTCGGGGTGACGGTGTCCGGCCGGCCCGACGACCTCGCCGGCGTCGAGTCCATGGTCGGGCTGTTCATCAACACCGTGCCGCTGCGGATCCGGCTGGACCCGGCACAGCGCGTCGGCCGGCAATGCCTTGCCCTGCAACGCGAGGCCGCCGACCTGCGTGACCACGGCTACCTCAGCCACGCCGAGCTGCGGGCGGCCGGCGGCATCGGCGAACTGTACGACACCCTGCTGGTCTACGAGAACTTCCCGCCCGGCGGGCTCGTCGGCAGCGGGGATATCGATCTCGGCGGCGCGGTGATCCGCCCGTCGGTGCTGGAAAGCCTGTCGCACTTCCCGATCACCATCGCCGCCCATCCCACCCATGGCCGGCTCACCGTTCTGGTCGAAACCCTGGACGGGGCACTGGGACTGATCGATCCCGAGACCCTGGGGCGCCGGGTGCTGGCCGTGGTGCGTGGTCTGCTGCAGCATTGGGAGCGCCCGCTGCGCGAGGTGGCTGTCACGTTCGACGACGAGGTCGACGCGTCGCCGGCCACGGACACCGGGGTCTATCGCGGAGGTTTTCACACCGCGTTCACCGAAGCCGCCGCAGACCGGCTGGGATCGGTCGCCCTGAGCTGGGCGGGCGGCGAGCTCACCTTCCGCGAACTCGACGAATCCGCCGACCGGCTGGCCGCCGAACTGGTGGCCCGCGGGGTGTCCGCCGAGACGCCGGTACCGATCCTGCTGCGCCGCGGACCCGATTACGTGGTGGCCATGCTGGCCGTGCTCAAGGCCGGCGGTCTGATCGTGCCGCTCGATCCCGGCATGCCCGCCGAGCGAATCCGCGAGATCATCGGCCAGACCGGTGCCACGGTGATCGTCGATGAGACGGTCATCGATGCGGTGGCCGAGCTGCCGATACCCGAGTTCGCGCCCGCACCGGTCCGGCCAGGGCAGGGCGCCTACATCGTCTTCACGTCGGGGACCACCGGAAAACCCAAGGGTGTCATCGGGACTCATGACGCCCTGCTCGCCTACGCGGCCGACCATGCCCGAAACGTGCTGCGGCCGGCCGGGCGCCGGCTGCGTATCGCGCATGCCTGGTCGTTCACGTTCGACGCGGCCTGGCAGCCGCTGGTGGCCCTGCTGTACGGCCACAGCAACCACATCGTCGGGGATGCCGTCCAGCGCGATGCCGAGGCGCTGGTGGCCGAGATCGGCCGGTTCGGTCTGGACATGATCGACACCACCCCGTCGATGTTCGGCCAGCTGCGGGCGGCGGGCCTGCTCTCGACGGTCCCGTTGACCGTGCTGGCCCTCGGCGGCGAGGCGATCGACCCGGCGGCATGGCAGGGCATCCACGCCGATTGTGCGCGCACCGGTGTGCGCGCCCACAACTGTTACGGGCCCACCGAGACGACGGTGGAGGCCGTGGTGGCGCGGATCGCCGACCACCCGGACCCTTGTATCGGCTATCCCACCGACCCGACCACCGCGCGCGTCCTGGACCGGTGGCTGCGCCCGGTGCCCGACGGCGTCGCCGGGGAGCTGTACCTGACCGGCGGGCAGCTCGCCCGCGGCTACCTGGACCGGATGGGGGAGACGGCGGGCCGGTTCGTCGCCGACCCGTTCACCCCGTCGGGCCGGATGTATCGCACCGGTGATGTGGTGCGCCGAGGGTTGTCCGGGGAACTGCAGTTCCTCGGCCGCAGCGACGACCAGGTGAAGATCCGCGGCTTCCGGGTCGAGCCCGGCGAGGTGGCCGCCGTCCTGCACCGTCACCCCGAGGTGTCACACGCGCATGTCGCGGTGCGCAGGCGTCGCACCGGCCCGCGGTTGACGGCCTATGTGGTGACGCGCCTACCGACCACGGCGCTACGCCGGGACCTCGCGGCGACGTTGCCGAGATACCTGGTCCCGCAGCAGATCATCGTCGTCGACGAGATACCCCTGACCCGGCACGGCAAGGTCGACGACGCCGCACTCGCGGCGTTCGACGGCCGGCACGACACCGCGGCGGTCACCGGCCCCGCGACCGCCACCGAGACGGCGCTGGCCGGCGTCTTCCGTGAGCTGCTGGACATCGAACACGTCGACGTCACCGCTGACTTCCTGGACCTGGGGTTGGACAGCATCGTGGCCCTTTCGGCGGTGCAGGCGGTACGGCGGCACGGAATCCCGTTGCGGGCCCGGCTGATGCTGGAATGCGCCAGCATTCGCGAACTGGCCGCGGCGCTGGACGAGGACACGCACGCAGAGGCGGTCGACCGCGAGGACACCGGCCCGATCCCGCTGCTGCCCGCCGGCCATTGGCTGCTGGCACATGGCGATTCGCGGCGGCTGGCGCAGACCGAGGCGATCCGCCTGCCCCGCGGTGTCACCCGCGCACAACTGGAGACGTTGCTGCGCACGGTGATCGACGGTCACGACGCCCTGCGCAGCAGGCTGGACCGCGACACCAGGACACTGGTCGCACATCAGGTCACCGATATCCTCGACGAGGCGGACGTCACCGGTGACCTCGCCGCCGCCGTCGGCGCCCGCACCGACGAATCCCTTCGGCGGCTGGACCCCGAACAGGGGGTGATGTTCCGCGCGGCGCTGCTCCACCACGACAGTGGCACAGATGTGCTGGTGCTGACCGCGCACGTGCTCGCGATGGATCCGGCTTCGTGGCGGATCGTCCTCGGTGAGCTGGAAACCGGTTGGCATGCGGTGAATTCCGGTCGTGCGCCGGCGCCGGTGCGGGAGCACACCTCGCTGCGGCAGTGGTCCGCAATCCTGGCCGAACGGGCCCTCAAGCTCGATACCTGCGAGTTCTGGGAGGCCCAGCTCGCCGGCGAGGACCCGGAGTTGGGCACCCGCCGGGTCTGCCCGGAGACCGACCGGGTCGCGGACGTGGTGGTCACCATGTCGTTCACCGACCCCGATGTCTCGGCCCGCGTCATGGCGGGACCGGTGCCCGAGTTGCTGGCGGCGGCCACCGCACGGACCGTCACCGCCTGGCGCCGGGCCCGCGGGCAGCGGACCCCGGCGCCGTTGCTGGCGCTGGAAAGCCACGGCCGTGCCGACGCCGTCGTCTCGGCGGGGCTGGCCGACGATGCACACCTGATCGACACCGGTGACACCGTCGGACTGCTCAGCGCGATCTACCCGGTCCGGCTCGTCGACGACGTCCTGCCGACGATCCCCGGCGACGGTATCGACTACGCGCTGCTGCGCCACCTGCGCGCAGATACCGCCGAGCGACTCGGTGCCCATCGTGATCCGCAGATACTGCTGAACTACCTGGGCCGGATCCACCACGCCGGTGGCGCACAGGCCCTCGTACCCGACCGCGCCTTACTGGCCGCACTGTCCCCGACGCCCGAACCGAATCTGGCTGTCCGCCACGAGCTCACGCTCAATGTGGCACTCATCGAGCGGAACGGGGTGCCGGTGCTGGGCAGCCAGTGGCGCACCCTGCCCGACATTCTGTCCGCCGCCGACGTCGCCACCCTGCAGGCGATGTGGCAGGACGCATTACGAGAGGTCGTCTCATGA